TGCTGCCGGTGATGCGCGCCATGGCGTTCCTTCGCTCGAAGTCCCTTGCCCCGTCATAGCAGTCACACGAGTCACAGATGTCTCGGATGTCTCAGACAGTGTCACGTCTCTCTGCGGTTCTTCGGTGCCGGCAACTGTGCTGCTCCTCCCGCACGGCATGGTCGTCAGCGCGGCAGCGCTGGTTCGAGTCGGATGGTTCGGCCGGTCCGTTTCGTCACGGACGTGCGCGCCGACGCGTACCTCGTGATGTCGTGACCGTCGATGTGATGTGGATCACTCTCGGGCTGCTTCGGGGCGGGCGGGCGCGATCATCATGGGAATGGACACTCGTTTCGTTGGCATCGCTGAGCTGGTCGAGGCCCCGTCCGTGGCGGTCGTAGTCGACGTCATGCGTGCGTTCACCGTTGCTGCCTGGGCTTTTGGCCAGGGGGCGGAAAAGATCGTTCTTGCCGAGTCGCTGGACGACGCTCTGGCGCTCAAGGCTCGCCACCCGGATTGGGTGGCGCTCAAAGACGGTCCGCCCGCGCCCGGGTTCGACATGGTCAACTCTCCGGGCAAGCTGCGATCTGTTGACCTTGGCGGACGGACCGTTGTGCAGAAGACCACGGCAGGGACGGTCGGCGCCCTTGCGGTCAAGGAGGCGTCGTTGGTGCTGTGCGCCGGCTTCGTCGTGGCGGAGGCAACGGCTCGGCTCTTGCGGACACGCAGGAGTGACGGTGTCACGTTCGTGGTCACCGGCGACGATGGACAGGCCGACGAAGATCTGGCGTGCGCTCAATACATCGCTCGGAGAGCCACCGAGGCCGGGACGGATGCCGCTGTGTTCCTTCGCCGCGCTGCCGAGTCGCGCGCCGCCGCCGAGCTGACGCAGAGTGTGCGTCAAGGAGTCCATCCTGATGACGTTGCACTCTGCCTTGAGCTCGACCGGTTTCCCTTCGCCATGGTGGCGTCCTTGGAGGACTCGCTCATGATCCTGCGCCCACGCGCGATGCCTTCGCTGACGGACGAGGACCCGGTCTGACAGCTCGGTGCCCACGCCGTCGAACTCGCCCGGGAACCCTGATCGGTGCGTCGCCCTCGCACTGTGTATCTGAGGGCACTTGCACGGCCTGGTGTCGCTGGAGGTCCAGGCCACATGCACACCCAGACCACCGGCCCGGAAAAGCTCTTCCAAGAGGAACTCGCCCAGCTCATGGAGACGCCGGCCGTCCCGCGCCGGCGCTGAACGCCCGAAGCTGCTCAGCAGAGGGACAGGGAATCAGCCGTTGCGGCTGTCGGCTGCCCCGCTTGGGCAGGCGCGGGAGGTGACCAAGGGGGGCAGGGACGTCATGCGGGGAGGAGGCCCGTGCGGAGCCTGCCCAGGGTGCGGGTGAGCAGGCGGGAGATGTGCATCTGCGAGAGGTTCAGTTCGCGGCCGATGTCCGCCTGTGTCATCTCGCGGCCGAAGCGCATCTCGATGATGGTCCGTTCCCGCTCGTCGAGCTGCTGAAGCATCGGAGCGAGCGCGTGCAGGTTCTCGAACAGTGCCAGCGCCGGGTCGACATCGCCCAGGATGTCCGCGTACTTCGGTCCGCCGTCGCCGGAATCGTCGTCGACGCCGGGAGTGTCGATCGAACCGGCGACGTAGCCGTTGGCGGCCACCAGGCCCTCGATGATCTCTTCCTCGGTGAGGTCCAGATGAGCCGCGAGTTCCTGCACCGTCGGCGGGCGGTTCAGGCTGGTGGCGAGCGCCTCCCTGCTCTGGGCCAGGCTGACGCGCAGTTCCTGGAGGCGCCTCGGGACGTGCACGGCCCAGGTGGTGTCGCGGAAGAAACGCTTGATCTCGCCGACGATGTAGGGAATCGCGAAGGAGGTGAACTCGACCTCGCGCGACAGGTCGAACCGGTCTATGGCCTTGATGAGGCCGATCGTGCCGACCTGGATGACGTCCTCCATGTCCCCACTGCCCCGGTTGCGGAAGCGGCGGGCCGCGAAGTTCACAAGGGACACGTTCATCTCGATCAGCGTGTTGCGGACGTACTGGTACTCCCGGGTGCCCTCCTCCAAGTCCCGTAGCCGGTCCAGGAACAGCTTGGACAGCACGCGCGCGTCCTTGGGGGCGACCTTGCCTCCGTCCTCGATCCACGGCAGCTCGTCCACGACCTCCGGCGTTCCCGTGCTGCATGCAGATGCTGCGGGGGCGTTCAC
The sequence above is a segment of the Streptomyces asoensis genome. Coding sequences within it:
- a CDS encoding 2-phosphosulfolactate phosphatase — translated: MDTRFVGIAELVEAPSVAVVVDVMRAFTVAAWAFGQGAEKIVLAESLDDALALKARHPDWVALKDGPPAPGFDMVNSPGKLRSVDLGGRTVVQKTTAGTVGALAVKEASLVLCAGFVVAEATARLLRTRRSDGVTFVVTGDDGQADEDLACAQYIARRATEAGTDAAVFLRRAAESRAAAELTQSVRQGVHPDDVALCLELDRFPFAMVASLEDSLMILRPRAMPSLTDEDPV
- a CDS encoding SigB/SigF/SigG family RNA polymerase sigma factor, giving the protein MTLSVNAPAASACSTGTPEVVDELPWIEDGGKVAPKDARVLSKLFLDRLRDLEEGTREYQYVRNTLIEMNVSLVNFAARRFRNRGSGDMEDVIQVGTIGLIKAIDRFDLSREVEFTSFAIPYIVGEIKRFFRDTTWAVHVPRRLQELRVSLAQSREALATSLNRPPTVQELAAHLDLTEEEIIEGLVAANGYVAGSIDTPGVDDDSGDGGPKYADILGDVDPALALFENLHALAPMLQQLDERERTIIEMRFGREMTQADIGRELNLSQMHISRLLTRTLGRLRTGLLPA